In Planctomycetota bacterium, a single window of DNA contains:
- the nuoE gene encoding NADH-quinone oxidoreductase subunit NuoE, whose amino-acid sequence MAWITKNSGTARIERRDEAYLTDAMKNDLRTRVLPRYEHAQGALLPALHMIQHEHGWIPHQAMMEVAAFLSLAPSQVIDTASFYEEYWLRPRGTHVVAICRSIACEFCGHEAITNAVKGALGIDVGETTDDGMFTLVELECLGSCDTAPVALIDETLHERLTPQRVVELIEAARRGGAHAGH is encoded by the coding sequence ATGGCGTGGATCACCAAGAACTCGGGCACGGCGCGGATCGAACGTCGCGACGAGGCGTACCTGACGGACGCGATGAAGAACGACCTGCGCACGCGCGTCCTGCCGCGGTACGAGCACGCGCAGGGCGCTCTCCTGCCCGCGCTGCACATGATCCAGCACGAGCACGGGTGGATCCCGCACCAGGCGATGATGGAGGTGGCGGCGTTCCTCTCGCTCGCGCCGTCGCAGGTGATCGACACCGCGAGCTTCTACGAGGAATACTGGCTGCGCCCCCGGGGCACGCACGTCGTGGCGATCTGCCGCTCCATCGCGTGCGAGTTCTGCGGGCACGAGGCGATCACCAACGCGGTGAAAGGCGCGCTGGGCATCGACGTGGGCGAGACGACCGACGACGGGATGTTCACGCTGGTCGAGCTCGAGTGCCTGGGGTCGTGCGACACGGCCCCGGTGGCGCTGATCGACGAGACGCTGCACGAGCGACTGACGCCCCAGCGCGTGGTGGAGTTGATCGAGGCGGCGCGCCGTGGCGGGGCGCACGCCGGGCACTAG
- a CDS encoding YbaB/EbfC family nucleoid-associated protein, with the protein MFDNVRMLGAISGLMKNKEKIAEATQRVRATLEAARLTGEAGAGAARAEVTGTMRVLRVELSPALVQGMAADEKTRALASSLVADAVNDAIRKAQERMRAEIDAEAKALGLEGLLGGQLGDMLGGKAP; encoded by the coding sequence GGCCATCTCGGGCCTCATGAAGAACAAAGAGAAGATCGCCGAAGCGACGCAGCGCGTGCGCGCGACGCTCGAGGCCGCCCGCCTCACGGGCGAGGCCGGCGCCGGCGCCGCCCGCGCCGAGGTCACGGGCACGATGCGCGTGCTGCGCGTGGAGCTGAGCCCCGCGCTGGTGCAGGGGATGGCCGCCGACGAGAAGACCCGCGCGCTCGCGTCCTCGCTCGTCGCCGACGCCGTCAACGACGCGATCCGCAAGGCCCAGGAGCGCATGCGCGCCGAGATCGACGCCGAGGCCAAGGCCCTGGGGCTCGAAGGCCTGCTCGGCGGGCAGCTCGGCGACATGCTCGGGGGGAAGGCGCCCTGA